The following proteins are encoded in a genomic region of Opitutus sp.:
- a CDS encoding 6-phosphogluconolactonase, whose product MREIKSDYGQVIVGTKEELFQQALDLGLKARAQTARSRFLWALTGGGTPKEWYQWLVSGQKITPTEAAAIEWTVSDERHVLLSSSDSNFGNAEQQFLAPLEVPTDRRHPWMVAWPVAEAAEAYRRTLLILAGPGRAYDVCFLGMGDDCHTASLFPGTPLLSDDGGLPFGGQEVPGKGWRLTITPTGLRQCGLIVVMTLGAGKADALHRVMRGPYDPTNVPSQILKTCADRVVWLVDEAAAAKL is encoded by the coding sequence ATGCGCGAAATTAAGTCTGATTACGGCCAAGTCATCGTCGGCACCAAAGAGGAGCTATTTCAGCAGGCACTGGACTTGGGGCTCAAGGCGCGCGCACAGACCGCGCGTTCTCGCTTCCTTTGGGCGCTCACCGGAGGCGGCACACCCAAGGAATGGTATCAGTGGCTGGTTTCAGGACAAAAGATCACCCCGACTGAGGCGGCTGCGATTGAGTGGACGGTGAGCGACGAGCGCCATGTTCTGCTGAGCAGTTCGGACAGCAATTTCGGTAATGCCGAGCAGCAGTTTCTCGCGCCGCTGGAAGTGCCCACCGATCGTCGGCACCCGTGGATGGTCGCCTGGCCCGTTGCTGAAGCGGCTGAGGCTTACCGCCGCACCTTGTTGATTCTTGCCGGCCCCGGGCGCGCCTACGACGTGTGTTTTCTCGGCATGGGTGACGATTGCCACACCGCGTCGCTTTTCCCTGGCACGCCGCTGCTAAGTGATGATGGCGGCCTGCCCTTCGGCGGTCAGGAAGTCCCCGGAAAAGGTTGGCGCCTGACCATTACACCGACCGGGTTGCGCCAGTGCGGATTGATTGTCGTCATGACGCTCGGTGCGGGTAAAGCCGATGCATTGCACCGTGTCATGCGTGGGCCTTACGACCCTACGAACGTACCGTCGCAAATCCTTAAAACCTGCGCCGATCGTGTGGTTTGGCTGGTGGACGAGGCGGCGGCGGCGAAGTTGTAA
- a CDS encoding glucose-6-phosphate dehydrogenase assembly protein OpcA has product MSEIFNALPGIEVPVGTIKKSMTRMWSDVAAEGGAAPAHDNAKATQVNFVVQLGLHTTVEDALEQFQIAVRFSRRYPCRVVVLCPMPDEATTTEMRAKIYGECHLGKSKGDTRCCEFVMLNYPFSARPFVENQVSICLSSDLPLYYWPHRFISSARISQFKYLLNRSKRVILDSAITPADALTFAWPKPELVRDLAYARLLPVRQSIAQFLSAYTPAAIIDGLSAVSLIYQPSVAAEARVLATWLQNRLGNCGANDIRVELKECAKGVSFELVFNYSNAHQFNWRGDLGHGSGSFTADFGTGTTHLPTTVSLLNPEAALGEAMFF; this is encoded by the coding sequence ATGTCTGAAATTTTCAACGCCTTGCCTGGTATCGAAGTTCCAGTCGGAACGATCAAGAAGAGCATGACGCGCATGTGGAGCGATGTGGCTGCCGAGGGTGGGGCGGCACCTGCGCACGACAACGCCAAGGCCACTCAGGTCAACTTTGTCGTCCAACTTGGACTGCACACCACGGTTGAAGACGCGCTGGAACAGTTCCAGATCGCGGTGCGTTTTTCACGCCGGTATCCCTGTCGCGTGGTCGTGCTGTGTCCGATGCCCGACGAGGCCACCACGACTGAAATGCGGGCCAAAATTTACGGCGAGTGTCATCTGGGGAAGTCTAAGGGGGACACACGTTGCTGCGAATTCGTGATGCTCAACTACCCGTTTTCGGCCCGTCCCTTCGTCGAGAATCAGGTTTCCATCTGCCTGTCCTCCGACCTGCCGCTCTACTACTGGCCCCATCGCTTCATCTCCAGCGCGCGCATCAGCCAATTCAAGTACCTGCTCAACCGCTCGAAGCGGGTCATCCTGGACAGCGCGATTACACCTGCCGACGCCCTGACATTCGCTTGGCCCAAGCCCGAGCTGGTTCGCGACCTCGCCTACGCTCGTTTGCTGCCCGTGCGCCAGTCCATCGCCCAGTTCCTCAGCGCCTATACGCCGGCCGCCATCATCGACGGGCTTAGCGCAGTGAGCTTGATCTACCAGCCCTCGGTTGCGGCCGAAGCCCGCGTTTTAGCAACGTGGTTGCAAAACCGCTTGGGTAATTGCGGAGCCAATGACATCCGGGTTGAACTCAAGGAATGCGCCAAGGGCGTTTCATTTGAGTTGGTTTTCAACTACAGCAATGCGCATCAGTTTAATTGGCGCGGCGATTTGGGGCATGGAAGTGGCTCCTTCACGGCGGATTTTGGCACCGGTACGACCCATTTACCGACTACTGTCAGCCTGCTCAACCCCGAGGCCGCTCTCGGGGAGGCGATGTTCTTCTAA
- the zwf gene encoding glucose-6-phosphate dehydrogenase, translating into MAEAQRHPFLQGLSKHRGSPPTVVVIFGASGDLTARKLIPAIYNLSYDNLLPADFFLIGYGRKAIADEQFRQDATDAINEFSRRELNEEVWGRVASRTTYVAGGYDEPAAFVRLAEHIAGIEKTLGREVQALFYISTPPSVFAPILLNLGASGLAAKYLGQPHHSKVIIEKPFGKDLTTALELNQTIRQVFEEHQVYRIDHYLGKETVQDLLVQRFANSIFEPLWNRNYIDSVQITVAEEVGVGTRGGYYEQSGALRDMIQNHTMQLVALTAMEPPVSLDAEAIRDEKVKLLRAIQPLDLSPGGDVVRAQYATGMMGGKPAKGYLEEGGIHPESGTETYAGIRLSINNWRWQGVPFYLRSGKRMSRRVTEIAVQFKRPPGTLFAESERFNLAPNTLAFQIQPDEGLSLVLNGKVPGLETRTQPVKMNFHYSTTFGSNTPEAYERLVLDAMTGDGTLFIRGDEAETSWKLYTPVLEAWAAAGRVGMDNYPAGSWGPADADALLAKNNHLWRQP; encoded by the coding sequence ATGGCCGAAGCTCAACGTCACCCCTTCCTGCAAGGTCTCAGCAAACATCGCGGCAGTCCGCCTACTGTGGTCGTCATTTTTGGCGCCTCGGGCGATCTCACCGCGCGCAAGCTCATTCCTGCCATCTACAATCTCAGTTACGACAACCTGCTCCCCGCCGATTTTTTCTTGATCGGTTACGGCCGCAAGGCGATCGCCGACGAGCAATTCCGTCAGGACGCCACCGATGCGATCAATGAGTTTTCCAGGCGCGAGTTGAACGAGGAGGTCTGGGGCCGGGTGGCCTCGCGCACCACGTATGTGGCCGGTGGCTACGATGAACCCGCTGCCTTCGTCCGCCTGGCGGAGCACATCGCCGGCATCGAGAAAACGCTCGGCCGCGAGGTTCAGGCGTTGTTCTACATCTCGACCCCGCCTTCGGTTTTCGCGCCGATTTTGCTCAACCTGGGTGCTAGTGGACTGGCCGCAAAATACCTCGGGCAGCCGCACCACTCCAAGGTCATCATCGAAAAGCCGTTCGGCAAGGACCTGACCACCGCCCTCGAGCTCAATCAAACGATTCGCCAGGTGTTCGAGGAGCACCAGGTTTATCGCATCGACCACTATCTCGGTAAGGAGACCGTACAGGACCTTTTGGTGCAGCGTTTCGCCAACTCGATTTTCGAGCCGTTGTGGAATCGCAACTACATCGACTCGGTGCAGATCACCGTGGCCGAGGAGGTCGGCGTGGGAACCCGCGGCGGCTACTACGAGCAAAGCGGCGCGCTCCGTGACATGATCCAGAATCACACGATGCAGCTCGTCGCACTCACCGCGATGGAACCCCCGGTGTCGCTCGACGCCGAGGCCATCCGTGATGAGAAGGTTAAACTCCTCCGGGCGATTCAGCCGCTGGACCTCAGCCCTGGCGGCGATGTGGTGCGGGCCCAATATGCGACCGGCATGATGGGCGGCAAACCGGCCAAGGGTTACCTCGAAGAGGGCGGCATCCATCCCGAGTCGGGAACGGAGACCTACGCGGGCATCCGGCTCTCGATCAATAACTGGCGCTGGCAGGGAGTGCCCTTCTATCTTCGCTCGGGCAAACGCATGTCCCGTCGCGTTACCGAGATCGCCGTGCAGTTTAAACGCCCGCCTGGCACCTTGTTTGCCGAGAGCGAGCGGTTCAATCTGGCACCCAACACCCTGGCATTCCAAATCCAGCCCGACGAGGGCTTGAGTTTGGTGCTCAACGGCAAAGTGCCCGGACTGGAAACCCGCACCCAGCCCGTGAAGATGAACTTCCATTATTCGACGACCTTCGGTTCCAACACACCGGAGGCCTATGAGCGGCTCGTGCTCGATGCCATGACCGGTGACGGCACCTTGTTCATCCGTGGCGACGAGGCGGAGACTTCGTGGAAACTTTATACTCCGGTTCTTGAGGCATGGGCCGCCGCAGGTCGGGTGGGCATGGACAACTATCCCGCTGGTTCATGGGGACCGGCCGATGCCGACGCCCTCTTGGCCAAGAATAATCACCTCTGGCGCCAGCCATAA
- a CDS encoding YraN family protein has translation MWQRLKSWLGPKLFSMNEKTGERGERLAAVFLQNQGYAVVARNWRDPNDRRDELDLVCRDGEVLVFVEVKTRAAGALVAGYYAVDKRKKTVVRRAATAYLRTLQPRPRTFRFDVIEVAVSSSGSTEVRHFENIELFPKHFRP, from the coding sequence ATGTGGCAACGACTCAAATCCTGGTTAGGCCCAAAGCTGTTTTCCATGAATGAAAAAACCGGCGAGCGGGGTGAACGACTTGCTGCGGTCTTTTTGCAAAATCAGGGCTATGCCGTGGTGGCGCGCAACTGGCGCGACCCCAATGATCGGCGCGACGAACTCGACTTGGTCTGCCGCGATGGCGAGGTGCTGGTTTTCGTCGAGGTCAAGACTCGCGCCGCCGGCGCCCTGGTTGCGGGCTACTACGCTGTGGATAAACGCAAAAAGACAGTGGTCCGCCGCGCCGCCACCGCTTACCTGCGCACGTTGCAACCACGCCCTCGCACCTTTCGCTTCGATGTGATCGAGGTCGCCGTGTCGTCTTCGGGTTCAACCGAGGTTCGCCACTTCGAGAATATCGAGCTGTTTCCCAAGCACTTTCGACCATGA
- the tadA gene encoding Flp pilus assembly complex ATPase component TadA, producing MASTSSIASTLRRALLVKVISKPTPSRDDVTAVIELTSAKVVEALQSQSMTLYLVEGNQIVFRHVYYSPSLWAANPSKAEGFKANAAKLLELKLPLGQGIVGKVIAEGKPIFFQNTQTQAPMMLSMAQTTGFEVCSMLTVPLRVGSLTIGAIQVLNKEPIVGTQGIFSTGDVVLLQEVAEYSAALIQRMLDPKFQPNPDDTAKFIARLTDHPLVTKIEELTIDENLVTAIGDAIIRREQIFPCSRTSPNSISVLMTNPLDYARREAFQQATELVIDEISIASAPFIEALVKKHFKNDPAATTTDVDISSVAEVISSAYSGDGTGEIKVEDLENEDSAPVIQLTNRIIEDAYICGASDIHIEPMEKDLVIRYRIDGLCQEKLRLPKQVANGLVTRLKIMCNLDIAERRLPQDGRIVFKKYTKKNIDIDLRVATGPMNHGEKVVMRILDKTKSTLPLPALGFSDENLARYRECIRMPYGMILHCGPTGSGKSMTLYSALGEVNTPDVNIQTAEDPIEYTLPGLNQMQMNRQIGLTFARALRCYLRMDPDIILVGEIRDEETAQIAVEAALTGHLLVSTLHTNDAPSTISRIGEMGVEPFNISASLVCVCAQRLLRRVCKNCKMPYEPEGREKKILEEAIGWSGPIFKANAQGCPTCNGAGYKGRVGIHELMINNEELTNAINKEVEVAELKRIAMRTGMKTLHQDSMLKVKMGLTTIEEALSNVPPDLIK from the coding sequence ATGGCTTCGACTTCATCCATTGCCTCCACCCTTCGTCGCGCGCTCCTCGTTAAGGTCATCTCCAAGCCCACCCCGTCGCGTGATGACGTCACGGCGGTCATCGAATTGACCTCCGCAAAAGTCGTCGAAGCCCTGCAGTCGCAGTCGATGACCCTTTACCTGGTTGAGGGTAACCAGATTGTATTCCGCCACGTTTACTACTCGCCCTCCCTTTGGGCGGCAAATCCGTCCAAGGCCGAGGGGTTCAAAGCGAACGCCGCCAAGCTCCTCGAACTCAAGCTGCCCCTAGGTCAAGGCATCGTTGGTAAGGTCATCGCGGAGGGTAAACCGATATTCTTCCAGAACACCCAAACGCAGGCGCCAATGATGCTGTCCATGGCGCAGACCACCGGGTTCGAGGTGTGCTCCATGCTCACCGTTCCTCTTCGAGTCGGCAGCCTCACCATCGGCGCTATCCAGGTTCTCAACAAGGAGCCCATCGTCGGCACGCAGGGGATTTTTTCAACCGGTGACGTGGTGCTCCTGCAAGAGGTCGCCGAGTACTCGGCCGCACTGATCCAACGCATGTTGGACCCGAAGTTCCAACCTAACCCGGACGACACCGCCAAGTTCATCGCCCGCCTCACCGACCACCCGCTCGTCACCAAGATCGAGGAGCTCACCATCGACGAGAATCTCGTCACCGCCATCGGCGATGCGATCATCCGCCGTGAACAGATTTTCCCGTGCAGCCGCACTTCGCCCAACTCGATCAGCGTGCTCATGACCAACCCGCTGGATTACGCCCGTCGCGAGGCTTTCCAGCAGGCCACTGAACTGGTCATCGACGAGATTTCCATCGCCTCAGCTCCGTTCATCGAAGCACTCGTCAAAAAGCACTTTAAAAACGACCCGGCTGCGACCACCACCGACGTCGACATCTCCAGCGTAGCCGAGGTCATCAGCTCCGCTTACAGCGGTGACGGCACCGGTGAAATCAAGGTCGAAGATCTGGAAAACGAGGACTCTGCACCCGTCATCCAGCTCACCAATCGAATCATTGAGGACGCCTACATTTGCGGCGCTTCCGACATCCACATCGAGCCGATGGAAAAGGATCTCGTCATCCGTTACCGCATCGACGGCCTCTGCCAGGAAAAGCTGCGCCTGCCCAAACAGGTGGCCAACGGCTTGGTCACGCGCCTGAAGATCATGTGCAACCTCGACATCGCCGAGCGTCGCCTGCCGCAGGATGGACGCATCGTTTTCAAAAAATACACCAAGAAGAACATCGATATCGACCTGCGCGTCGCCACCGGTCCGATGAATCATGGCGAGAAGGTCGTCATGCGCATCCTCGACAAAACCAAGAGCACCCTGCCCTTGCCCGCACTCGGTTTCTCGGATGAAAACCTCGCCCGCTACCGGGAGTGTATCCGCATGCCTTATGGGATGATCCTGCACTGCGGTCCCACCGGTTCCGGCAAATCGATGACGTTGTATTCCGCCCTCGGCGAAGTGAACACGCCCGACGTGAACATCCAAACCGCCGAAGACCCCATTGAGTACACTCTGCCTGGGCTCAACCAGATGCAGATGAACCGCCAAATCGGGCTGACCTTCGCCCGCGCCTTGCGCTGTTACCTGCGCATGGACCCCGACATCATCCTCGTCGGCGAAATCCGCGACGAGGAGACCGCCCAAATCGCCGTCGAAGCCGCGCTCACCGGCCACTTGCTCGTCTCAACCCTGCACACCAACGACGCGCCCTCGACAATCTCCCGCATCGGCGAGATGGGCGTAGAACCGTTCAACATCTCGGCCTCCCTAGTTTGCGTGTGCGCCCAGCGACTCCTGCGCCGCGTCTGCAAAAACTGCAAAATGCCCTACGAGCCCGAGGGGCGTGAAAAGAAAATCCTCGAAGAAGCCATCGGCTGGAGCGGGCCCATTTTCAAGGCCAACGCCCAAGGTTGCCCTACGTGCAACGGCGCCGGCTACAAGGGCCGCGTCGGTATCCACGAATTGATGATCAACAACGAGGAGCTGACCAACGCGATCAACAAGGAAGTCGAGGTCGCCGAGCTCAAACGCATCGCGATGCGCACTGGAATGAAGACGCTGCACCAAGACTCGATGCTCAAGGTCAAGATGGGCCTCACCACGATCGAGGAAGCCCTGAGCAACGTCCCGCCCGACCTGATCAAGTAA
- a CDS encoding tyrosine--tRNA ligase, which translates to MTLIEDLQWRGLLADCTDLDALTKRLNEGPITLYCGFDPTGDSLHVGHLMGQLTLKRFQLAGHHVMALAGGATGMVGDPSGRSSERNLLTREQLAHNIACIKEQLARLLDFTAAANPARLVDNAEWTAPISLLDFLRDVGKHFPINVMLAKDSVKSRMEGDSGISFTEFSYQLLQAHDFYHLRKTAQCELQIGGSDQWGNITAGTDLIRKKLAATAWGWTFPLITKSDGTKFGKTASGAVWLDATKTSAYKLYQFFVNTEDAKVSEYLRKFTFLARPEIEELEAKHAANPGPREAHKALAREVVRLVHGQAALDAALKASEILFGAEIGDTTEEVFRDVVGEIPTQAVTAAQLTAPGWALTEALVHAGLSQSKGQARKDIEGGGVYINNVKCADIARALTTADLLFGKHVLLRKGKRTYAVLNLAD; encoded by the coding sequence ATGACCCTGATCGAAGACCTCCAATGGCGCGGACTCCTCGCCGACTGCACCGACCTTGATGCGCTCACCAAGCGCCTGAACGAGGGCCCCATCACGCTCTATTGCGGCTTCGATCCCACCGGCGACTCGCTCCACGTCGGTCACCTCATGGGCCAACTCACGCTCAAACGCTTCCAGTTAGCCGGTCACCACGTCATGGCCTTGGCCGGTGGCGCCACCGGTATGGTCGGCGATCCCTCGGGCCGTTCCTCCGAGCGCAACCTTCTAACCCGCGAGCAGCTCGCCCACAACATCGCTTGCATCAAAGAACAGCTCGCCCGCCTGCTCGATTTCACCGCAGCCGCCAATCCCGCCCGTCTCGTCGACAACGCCGAATGGACCGCTCCCATCAGCCTGCTCGATTTCCTACGCGACGTGGGAAAACATTTCCCAATCAACGTCATGTTGGCCAAAGACTCGGTTAAATCCCGCATGGAGGGTGACTCCGGAATCAGCTTCACCGAGTTCAGCTACCAGCTCCTGCAGGCGCACGACTTCTACCACCTGCGCAAGACCGCCCAGTGCGAACTGCAAATCGGCGGCTCCGATCAATGGGGCAACATCACCGCTGGAACCGACCTCATCCGCAAAAAACTCGCCGCCACCGCCTGGGGCTGGACCTTCCCGCTGATCACCAAAAGCGACGGCACTAAGTTCGGCAAAACCGCCAGCGGCGCAGTCTGGCTGGATGCGACCAAGACGAGCGCCTACAAGCTCTACCAATTTTTCGTCAACACCGAGGACGCCAAGGTCTCCGAGTACCTGCGCAAGTTCACTTTTCTCGCCCGCCCCGAGATCGAGGAGCTTGAGGCGAAACACGCCGCCAACCCCGGCCCGCGCGAAGCCCACAAGGCGCTCGCCCGCGAGGTCGTTCGCCTCGTCCACGGTCAGGCCGCACTCGACGCCGCGCTCAAGGCCAGCGAGATCCTCTTTGGTGCTGAAATTGGCGATACGACGGAAGAAGTTTTCCGTGACGTCGTCGGCGAAATCCCCACCCAGGCGGTCACCGCCGCTCAGTTAACCGCCCCCGGCTGGGCGTTGACCGAGGCACTCGTGCACGCGGGGCTGTCCCAGTCCAAGGGGCAAGCGCGCAAGGACATCGAGGGCGGCGGAGTTTATATCAACAACGTGAAGTGCGCCGACATCGCCCGCGCCCTCACGACCGCCGACCTGCTTTTTGGAAAACACGTGCTCTTGCGCAAAGGCAAACGCACCTACGCCGTCCTCAACCTCGCGGATTGA